The DNA sequence TAAtgaatacttttttcttttaaagaaaactcCGTTAATCAGCTCAAAAGGTGGCACACAGGGTGTATACAAGAAAGTTTCCATTGAAGAgtagaaaaagttaaaagaaagtCATGTAAAGTTAGCACAAAGTCTAAATAAGATGTTGAAAGGAAAAGagtattaaaaacttaaatttttgaGCTTCTCGAATGTCTGTTCACTATCCTCAATATTCCtatcattcatttccctccaaatacattGTACCAGACAAGTAGAACCATGTTTTAAATTGGCGATTATATTTTAGTCGAAGAAGCAAAGGCATATGCGAATTTTAGCCTATgcaattaaatttatttattttgctgcaATTATATCAATTGTATTGTGATAAAGATTTAGAACAAGAAAGATGCGGGAAAAgtgcatttaaaattttgagaaatgcttGGTCCAAATAGCTggcaaaaataattcaaatacatGCTGAAATTGGAGAGAAATCCCCATACTTTTTCTACCATCATCTCTTTGTGGTTTTCATTTAGAAGTCACTCTAGATGTTCCATTATTGTAGCCTTTGATACCACAGCAGTCTGTCTACTGGTCTGAATTGGGATTTTGGAATTATAGTAGATATTGATGATGCCTGGAAATCACAGGTCTTCAGACATATAATGATGCAAAGCATTATGCAATATCTGCAAAGGTACCAGAGTTCAGCAATGAGAATAGAACTCTCGTAGTCCAGTATTCAATTAAGTTTGAACAGGACATTGAATGTGGTGGTGGTTACATCAAGCTTCTTTCTGGATATGTCAATCAGAAGAAATTCGGTGGTGACACTCCTTACAGGTCTGTCAATTGTTTGATTTGTTTGGAACacgtttttagaattttcattttctggTTACAGTGTTCAAGATCTGCATAGAAAAATTATCCTATTTACCATACTCTCTGGTTTTCTTGACACtggaataatttatatatatcggaatttttcattttttgctataaaaaattatataaatctgGTTGCATTGAAGCTCGCAGTTTTATGGGTGTTTAATGTCATTTTCTAGTTCCTACTATACGACTGttggatgtgtgtgtgtgtgtgtgtgtgtgtgtgtgtgtgtgtagggaGGGATGAAGATAATTCTACTGACCGGTCACATTTTATTTTGCAGTTTCATGTTTGGACCAGATATATGTGGCTCGCAGACAAAAAAACTCCATGTTATACTTTCTTACCAGGGGCAAAATTATCCCATTAAAAAGGATCTACAATGCGAAACGGACAAGTTAACTCATTTTTACACCTTTATTCTTAGGCCTGATGCAAGTTACAGTGTCTTGGTTGACAATCGAGAAAGAGATTCTGGTAGCATGTATACAGATTGGGATATCCTTCCTCCAAGGAAAATTAAGGATGTCAATGCAAAAAAGGTAATTTTCTGAGTTTCTACTAGTTAGTGACTTGGTGATAAAGCAGACTGAAATATGTAATCAGAAATATCACTCTATGATTATGGAGAATTCTTTAGCTATCTGACAAATAGATGAGGTCTTTCCTTTATTAACTTGCATTCCCCTCAGCCTGCAGACTGGGATGATAGAGAGTACATTGATGATCCTAATGATGTCAAACCAGAGGTATCATACTGTTCTTTAGTTTTTCACTCAATGGCAATCATCTTTTAGGTGTAATTTACTATTTAAGTAATTCACTCCTTCAAAATTTCTTGATATTGCAGGGATACGATTCAATTCCAGCTGAAATTCTCGATCCAAAGGCTAAAGAGGTGTGCAGATTGGACACGTGTAACAATCAAGTTTATGTTCCGTATCTTACTAAGTGGGGTTTAGTGTTGATGTATTTTGTAGAAGGAAGTCTTTTCTGCTAATCATGCATGTTACCTGTAAATatagatacacacacacacacacatatatattaattatgttaCATCTTGATGGTACAATGGTAGTCagaagaataaataatttgtaatctGGGTTAACTGATTGATAAATCTTGAATGGGGTTAGTGATTTTCTTTAACTTCTTTTTATCTGTTATTAGCCTGCTGACTGGgatgaagaggaagatggaATATGGAAGCCACCTAAGATTCCTAATCCAGCATACAAAGGACCATGGAAGCGCAAGGTGCTTTAAGCTGCACATTGAAAGTTCAATTTCACTTTTTATTATGTATGTTAATTTCTTGGAATTTTTGCTATTCTACAGAAAATCAAGAACCCCAATTATAAGGGGAAGTGGAAGAAGACTGCATGGATTGATAACCCAGGTACGATTCTGTGCTTCAGCAGTTCTTGGTGGCTAGGTAGTATCATGCATGCGAGTATCATGCATGTAGGACTAAACTAGTTGGCTAGCCATGTTCTCGAAGTTCAAGAATAGAAGTATTTGCTATTGACTTCTACCATCCCAAAAATAATTGTGCATCAGTAATCATGGTGTTCACACTatcattctaattatattagtttaatattttcACTCCAGTGCTAATTTAATTGTGAATATTGCCATTACCATTGTTGTCACTATTGTTGACCTTTCCACTTTTTGCTTGATCTTTAAAACCCCTTTGTCTCCAATTGATTTTCACCTAGGTGAAAGATCAACAAGCTCCGAAATCCATGAAATTGATGTTATCTTACATAGCAATTATTTACTTTGATAGCATGTGATGATAGTGCATCAACGGATGAATCTGGCTCATCATTGGAAAGTGGAGCATATATGAAAGCTTCCCCATAAATGTAAAAATGTCACTTGGGATCTTTCCAGATTTGTTTCTACACAACTGATAATCTTGGGAGGTCTTGTAATGATAATATACTTTCTTTACATTGACAATTATTTCCACTAAGCGGAGAGCTATCCTCTTGAGGAAAATTCATGTTAGGAGACAAATATGTCAAGTTATACTCGACTATCACAGTACAGTAGGTTGAAGATTTATTTTCCGTGTCCATTGAAAAACTTTGTACATATATCATCGGTCTCTATTATCTCATAAAGTGCAAGATACTTTTCTAGTTTCATCTTGCTTGGAAAATCAATTTCAAGAGTTGGTGTTGCGAGTCTCAATCTCTATATGCACTACATCAAACAAATGaggatcattttccacaaggCCTTGCTATGATGACTATCAAATCGCCATTTCCAGCATGCTAGCAAATCAACCACCTGTCGTATAAACATTGGTTCTAAGTGAAAGTTACTTATTATGGGGTAGAGAGTGAGTTAGAAGCAGTTATTATGCCTCCCTCTTTgaacatgattattattttcctattctcattctccttctttctcactctctctctctctctctctctctctctcacacacacacacacacacacacacacgcaatGGTGTCTCAGTTTTTGAAGAGTGAAAATCATCCAGATATTCAGGCACTATCATGGAGGGATGGATGGGTGCCGCCGCcacccacccaaaaaaaaaaaaaaaaaaaagtaataaatttcaTTGTTTCCCAcccagaaagaaaaatatatgtatctagattattattaaaactcaaagagtCTAGTCCTAAATCTTAAGAAAATTTTCGAAAGCTCATAATTTTGgcccccccaaaaaaagaataaaagttaaagacatctttattattattattagagatGATTTGTACAAGCCCCAAATAGGCAAGTTCCATGCAAgcccttgtaaaaaagtggaccccaccttaaaaaagtgtaaaaaaaaactattctttattagtgggaCCCACTTTTTGACAAATGGCTTGTATGAAGCTTGTCTATTTGGGACTTGTACTTAGCATTGCTCAATTATTATCTGCTTCTTTCTTCTACATGACCAGTGAATCTCTTTCTCCATTAACTTTGTtgcctctctttatttttcctcaTTGGTCTTCAGCTCCTCCCTTTCTCACTACCAGTTTGATTGTCTGTAGCTCTCAAGGTGTATCTTTCTCTCCCACCTCTGACTCGTGGAGCTTGGGCTCCCTCAATCTGTCAGTTACTTGATAATCAACCAACCATCTAGAGATGAGTTGACAGCTGAAGAATTTGTATGCTGACGGCTGTTTGTTCTGGTGTCGGTAGTGGTTGATAATGCTTAGCTCTAGGTTTGGTGAAATAGACTGTACTTTCAACAACCTGACTGTGGAAAAACATAAGAAATGGTAACATGTGTTagaaggcttttttttttttgtgcttggAAACTAGGAGTGGATTGTACTATTTGGTCCACGTCAGAACAATCGTGTCTGGGATCATTTGTGTGGTAACAATGATtgtaaatattctttattaaaagGTTCCTAAGTTGCCCTGAATAATTTTTTGGCATTCTGACATTCATATGCAAGTGCATGTTAGTGGTCtagaaaaaaaagttgcatGTTAACGAATCtagattttttctctttctttctgaccctttttttttggggttgggGGTGATTTAAGGGTCCGTTTGGAAACACAAATGTTCTAAAGTATTCTCAGATATTGCTTTCCCAagtatcattcaaatacaaaacactttcagtttcaaatcttcaattttttcatctaatcattactttaattattacaactttctcaaactcccaaacaaaacacataagtaatactattaaaaaaaatgaaaaaaaaaataatattcaaaaaatattttaacttgataatatttttattcaattttttctcgctcatttcccaaaacctaataaaacatcttaactcaaatcatttcacttctATTCACAgatatattgagatattttagtaTCCAAACGGGCCCTTAAAATGATGCACTTTtgtctgggtttttttttttttgagttgtgTACAACTTGTTGAGAGGCGAAATTATATGTTTAGGGGACAACTTATTTCACCTTTCAACTATTAATATTGAttctggttttcttttcttttttggtctTTCTTAATTTCCTGCAGAGTTTGAGGACGATCCCAACCTTTATGTGCTCAAGCCAATAAAATATGTAGGCATTGAAGTTTGGCAGGTAGGTGCCATGACTTATTCGTATGGAGCCCGACAATATACATTACTTTGAAACACAATTAGTTTCATCCTTTACAACCAGCAAGTTAAAAGGGAAATGTAGATTTGTTAATCTGAAGAGCAAAGTTGCTAACTGATTGATGATTAGTGGTTAagcctctctttctcttgtttAGAAACATGGTAGTTGGGTATCTCCAAAGCATCCAGTCTGGCAGGTTTTGGATATTGTTGAACTAACTAGGACTCATTTTTTATGTCTTAGATTGCACTGCCTTtgatatgtttatttttctagCTTTAATGGCCTTAAAGAATGTTTAACTTTTGCTTATAGTTGGGAGCTGAATCAATCTTATTGCAGGTAAAGGCTGGTTCAGTTTTTGACAACATTTTGATTTGTGATGACCCAGAGTATGCAAAACAAGTAGTAGATGAGATATTTGCGAATAGAGAGGTGAGCTGTTGCTAGAGAGTTTAATTGTCACTTGGCTTCAAGACTATGTCTAACTTGCTTGCCTATTATACTTTGAGATTTCAGATTGAAAAGGATGCCTTTGAGGaagcagagaaagagagaaaagccAGGGAAGAAGAGGTGATTCACAGGAAGTTAGATGCcttcagaatttttctcttGACAGATTGTTTCATCAATCAGTGTTCTTTCTGAATATGTTATTGTTGACTGTGTAATTGAACGATTATGTAGGAAGCTAAAAGAGCTAGAGAGGAAGGTGAACAGAGGAAGAGGGATAGGGATCGTCGGTATGGAGATAGAAGGCGCCACAGGAGGGTAATGTATCTCATGATCTTGTCTCATCTACAAAGTATAATTTCACATATAGCAGTAGTTTGTGGATTTTGAATGGTCGCCTTATTTAGACTGGACACTGGACACGGGATGTTGATACATTTTAAGGAGTTGAGTTACAATTCTAATGGctttgaaatattatgaagcctAGCTTGTTCTCTTCAAATTTATGGCATGTCAAAATTAACTGATTGGGAGACATTGGTACTAGGTAGACAATGTGATAAAAGTTTTGgcaaattagaaaagaaatgtAATTTTGAGCATCAAGTCTCCTCAGAGACCAAATGTGGCTGAAGAAAAATATAGTCTAATGGAGGATTAGTTTATTGGTGCAACATTGAGAGAAAATATAGGCCGGAGCTCTGTTAAATGGTTGTGGAAGTAAAAATGGTCAAATGATatacaaattaaagaaagaaaggatgTAGTGGTAGATCATATATGGAGGCAGATGTGGCAAAGTATTTGATGCGATCGTTGCATTGGTTTTTGTAACACTAAAATAGCatgcatgtttttattttttttgataagtaaagcaTGCATGTTTTTATTGAGATGTAGAGTACCCTTAATTTAATCAAATCTAATGTGAGACAGATTTATCCCGCTTTCGATTTCTCTTCATTAGGTCAACTGCAAATGGTACTAAAGCATAGGCTGATGGCTATGATGATTTGTTGTTGcttttaaaacattaattttctGTTTGCAGCATGATCCACGGGATTACTTGGACGATTACCATGTAAGCatgaatctctctctccccctcccccctttTCTGGTGTTTTCTTCGGTCCTATTTTGTAACTTTATTAGCCTTATTTTTTTAACTGTGATCGTGTTTCAAAGTTGGAAGTGCTCAAAGTGAGCTTTAATCGTTTACATTCAAATGGGATCGTTGCTTTATATCTAAGCCTGATCAAATTGGTTTCCATTCAAAGAGGAACCTGAAAAAGAAACTTAGCTGTCTCACTTTTTATATTGCAGGCAATAGTCTAGGCTCTCATCTCATGCTAATTAGAGATCTCTGTACACcaacaaaagttaaaatttcaaatccaaGTCACAGCCCAGgcgaaaaaaggaaaacaaatcccataatgTCAATCTGAGTTTTTCTTGCAAGTCATCCTATAATATTAATGGCGGGCTTGcaaatttgatttttcaatCCCCTAATAGCCACACATTGTTACACATAAGATATTCTTGCGTAGTCTGAAAGCATATTTTGATCTAAAACCTGACGcctttttttcaatattaaaatcttCTTGATCTTGCAGGATGAACTCTAAGGCATCCAATGCAATTTTCACACTTGTATCACATCTAGGCAAAAGAAAGTGTTTAACATTTCGAGAGAAGCGTAGTTATTTTCGATGGAAGGATGTACGCCCTGTGTTGTTGTATGGTTAATGTTGTAAAACTGATTGTGGAGGAGGCGGCTGTGGTGTTGGATCAGTTAAAGCTTGGATCCATTAAAGCTGGTATTATGGGGCCTCCACCATGCATGTATGGTGTATGTTGGGAACAGGATCGAATTTGGATTTTGTATCTGATGTTCATTTGAGACCATAAACAATTAGCTTTAACGGATGTTGTACGGTTGAAAAGATTACCCATATTTACCATATTGTGGGTTGTGGGGTATGATGTATTGATGGGTCATTTTGGTCTCTTTGTTTGTTTCTGTATGTTTGCTTTCCCTTTTCTCTATAGACTTTTCCAAATAGCATTGCTCGGTAGTTCTTTCCAATTTCAATCTTATCTGaggctttgtttttttttatttttttaattaaaaaagagattCAATTGCATTGCATGTTACGGGACTAGGTCTTATCCATATTCTAGTTCTGTCCTAGGTTGAATATGAGGCTTCTTTAAATAAGGTAGCCTAGTAAATTACTTTCTTTGTAAATGTGATGGTTTTGGGATAACAATCTAAGAAATGAAAAGGTCTTTCTGTTTTTGttgaaaggaaaagtggagATTTGGTTTTAGTTGATAAACTTAATGTACAGTCACAATGcttgtaagtattattaaatgttgtaAATTAGTAGTTGGTTGTTTCtcgggaagaagaaaaaaaaagaaagtggtgGGTGGTAGATTCATTCGTATGATGCCCCCGTACTTGTAGTTGGTagtgttagaggacatggttgtaattatTATAGTTTAGAAATGTACAATGGTCATTTGTATGTAGTATGTACAGGAAGTTGAATGTTAATGAAGATAagaattcattctctctctctctctctctctctctctatgtttgACTACATGTTATCAGAGAAAAGTGTAGTCAGTTAGTGATGGTTGTGTGACGGAGCTGTGGTATCACTGCCGTTGTTTGTGGTGGTTAGTAGTTGTTGTTCTCTTTGTCGTTGGCGGCCGGTAGCTATTTCAAGCTTTTTCCGGTGACCTTAGGTGTCGTCTTCGGTACTGGACACCAGAATCGAGATTGTCGGCATTTTCTGTGCACACCGGTGAGTCTCACGTCGTCATCGATTACCGACAGCCTTTTTATTGCCGACAACGTCGATGTCTTGGAGTGTTTGGTTGCAGGTATTGACTATCCTATCCTCGACTAAGTATGCCCCCAATTTggtgtaaatttttatttctatctgGAATAGCATCCGTTTGGTAATAGGTATAAGGTAAACTTATTCTTGTTTAGGATAAGTTATCCTCGTTTGGAATTTAGGATTAGTTTTTTAAGTCAGTACTAGCGATACCTGAAA is a window from the Juglans regia cultivar Chandler chromosome 7, Walnut 2.0, whole genome shotgun sequence genome containing:
- the LOC108985082 gene encoding calreticulin-3-like isoform X2 gives rise to the protein MGRGRALLLLLLVTLTSLLFFRSASSEIFFEERFEDGWKSRWVLSDWKRSEGKAGTFKHTAGKWSADPDDRGLQTYNDAKHYAISAKVPEFSNENRTLVVQYSIKFEQDIECGGGYIKLLSGYVNQKKFGGDTPYSFMFGPDICGSQTKKLHVILSYQGQNYPIKKDLQCETDKLTHFYTFILRPDASYSVLVDNRERDSGSMYTDWDILPPRKIKDVNAKKPADWDDREYIDDPNDVKPEGYDSIPAEILDPKAKEPADWDEEEDGIWKPPKIPNPAYKGPWKRKKIKNPNYKGKWKKTAWIDNPEFEDDPNLYVLKPIKYVGIEVWQVKAGSVFDNILICDDPEYAKQVVDEIFANREIEKDAFEEAEKERKAREEEEAKRAREEGEQRKRDRDRRYGDRRRHRRHDPRDYLDDYHDEL
- the LOC108985082 gene encoding calreticulin-3-like isoform X1, with the translated sequence MGRGRALLLLLLVTLTSLLFFRSASSEIFFEERFEDGWKSRWVLSDWKRSEGKAGTFKHTAGKWSADPDDRGLQTYNDAKHYAISAKVPEFSNENRTLVVQYSIKFEQDIECGGGYIKLLSGYVNQKKFGGDTPYSFMFGPDICGSQTKKLHVILSYQGQNYPIKKDLQCETDKLTHFYTFILRPDASYSVLVDNRERDSGSMYTDWDILPPRKIKDVNAKKPADWDDREYIDDPNDVKPEGYDSIPAEILDPKAKEPADWDEEEDGIWKPPKIPNPAYKGPWKRKKIKNPNYKGKWKKTAWIDNPEFEDDPNLYVLKPIKYVGIEVWQVKAGSVFDNILICDDPEYAKQVVDEIFANREIEKDAFEEAEKERKAREEEVIHRKKLKELERKVNRGRGIGIVGMEIEGATGGMIHGITWTITMMNSKASNAIFTLVSHLGKRKCLTFREKRSYFRWKDVRPVLLYG